In Streptomyces chartreusis, the following proteins share a genomic window:
- a CDS encoding RNA polymerase sigma factor, giving the protein MRLVRRRLPSHQDAEDCVQETLARAAAHSALDGSRLGPFLTSVALRLCTDFYRDLERRRRLLQRTAFLDDPGTTEEDVCDEEFGKWLLNQVRQLRGREQEVILARSEGISTAEFARMHNISLKAAEAAFTRGRARLRTACVKAMEDATG; this is encoded by the coding sequence ATGCGGCTGGTCCGACGACGACTCCCGAGCCATCAGGACGCCGAGGACTGTGTGCAGGAGACGCTGGCCCGGGCGGCCGCGCACTCCGCCCTGGACGGCAGCCGGCTGGGGCCCTTCCTCACCTCCGTGGCGTTGCGCCTGTGCACGGATTTCTATCGCGACCTGGAACGACGCAGACGCCTCTTACAACGGACGGCCTTCTTGGACGACCCCGGGACGACCGAGGAGGACGTCTGCGACGAGGAGTTCGGCAAATGGCTGCTCAACCAGGTACGGCAGCTGAGGGGGCGTGAGCAGGAAGTAATACTCGCTCGGTCCGAGGGAATTTCCACGGCGGAATTCGCCCGAATGCACAACATCTCCCTCAAGGCGGCCGAAGCCGCTTTCACCAGAGGGCGGGCACGCCTCAGAACCGCCTGTGTAAAGGCCATGGAAGACGCCACGGGATAA
- a CDS encoding NAD(P)/FAD-dependent oxidoreductase — MQDDQRVFDVAIVGGGIGGTMLAAILARHGVRVLLLEGSGHPRFAIGESTVPETTFGLRVLARRYDVPEIEHLATNGALRRHVSSNCGVKRNFSFVYHREGEPTRAEECTQYPTWGPPLGPDSHYLRQDVDAYMFHVAVSYGATAHTHTVVEDVKFDEDGVTLVTREKGTFQASYVVDAGGMRALLPERLGLRQEPPYRTRSRTIFTHMVNVRPFDTVAPPREQHGMPSPFSQGTLHHLFQGGWFWVIPFDNHSAGTSELCSVGVNLDLDRHPRPEGVSAEEEFWRHVRKFPSVARQFEDARAVRPYVSTDRTQFSSRSVVGDRWCLLPHASDFIDPLFSSGLAVTVMALNALSHRIIDAVREDDFDTARFGYLEQWIKRMFRFYDDLVSCSYVSFDDFELWNAWNRVWTITTLYGTNAQNQAAVAFEKTGDPASFTALETAPYRGLQGVDNPWVGQLFEQARDVVLAYGSGDLTRDQAVTRIFDLLRESGLCPAVWGTLDPQDRCPSGVFTLWPLMRILLWGRFRSPQHVRGTYFTGGARLVGKEAVQALTTDVRRGSSLVQQTVRDMWVNWNRDWTRREIPSRK, encoded by the coding sequence GTGCAAGACGACCAGCGTGTTTTCGATGTCGCCATCGTCGGAGGCGGCATCGGAGGGACGATGCTGGCGGCGATCCTCGCCCGCCACGGCGTGCGGGTGCTGCTTCTGGAGGGAAGCGGTCACCCCCGGTTCGCCATCGGAGAGTCCACCGTCCCCGAGACCACCTTCGGCCTGCGGGTCCTGGCCCGCCGCTACGACGTCCCGGAGATCGAGCACCTCGCGACCAACGGGGCCCTGCGCCGCCATGTGTCGTCGAACTGCGGGGTCAAGCGCAACTTCAGCTTCGTCTACCACCGCGAGGGAGAGCCCACCCGCGCCGAGGAGTGCACCCAGTACCCCACCTGGGGGCCGCCGCTCGGGCCCGACTCGCACTACCTGCGGCAGGACGTCGACGCGTACATGTTCCATGTCGCCGTCTCGTACGGCGCGACCGCCCACACCCACACCGTCGTGGAGGACGTGAAGTTCGACGAGGACGGCGTCACCCTGGTCACCAGGGAGAAGGGCACCTTCCAGGCGTCGTACGTCGTCGACGCCGGCGGTATGCGCGCGCTGCTGCCGGAGCGGCTGGGGCTGCGGCAGGAGCCGCCGTACCGGACGCGCTCGCGCACCATCTTCACGCACATGGTGAACGTGCGCCCCTTCGACACCGTCGCACCGCCGCGCGAACAGCACGGGATGCCCAGCCCGTTCAGTCAGGGCACGCTGCACCATCTCTTCCAGGGCGGCTGGTTCTGGGTCATCCCGTTCGACAACCACAGTGCCGGTACGAGCGAGTTGTGCAGCGTCGGGGTCAATCTCGATCTGGACCGCCATCCGCGTCCCGAAGGGGTTTCCGCGGAGGAGGAGTTCTGGCGCCATGTCCGCAAGTTCCCCAGTGTGGCGCGGCAGTTCGAGGACGCCCGCGCGGTGCGTCCGTACGTGTCGACCGACCGGACGCAGTTCTCGTCACGGTCGGTGGTCGGCGACCGGTGGTGCCTGCTCCCGCACGCCAGCGATTTCATCGACCCGCTGTTCTCCAGCGGGCTGGCGGTCACGGTGATGGCACTCAACGCGCTGAGCCACCGGATCATCGACGCGGTGCGCGAGGACGATTTCGACACCGCACGGTTCGGGTATCTGGAGCAGTGGATCAAGCGCATGTTCCGGTTCTACGACGACCTGGTCTCGTGCAGTTATGTCTCGTTCGACGACTTCGAGTTGTGGAACGCGTGGAACCGGGTGTGGACCATCACGACGCTGTACGGGACGAACGCGCAGAACCAGGCGGCGGTGGCATTCGAGAAAACGGGTGATCCGGCGTCGTTCACGGCATTGGAGACGGCGCCCTATCGGGGACTTCAGGGCGTCGACAATCCCTGGGTCGGGCAGCTCTTCGAGCAGGCCCGCGACGTCGTACTCGCCTACGGCAGCGGTGATCTGACGAGGGATCAGGCCGTCACCCGCATCTTCGACCTGCTGCGGGAGAGCGGGCTGTGCCCGGCGGTGTGGGGCACGCTGGACCCCCAGGACCGCTGCCCCTCCGGGGTGTTCACCCTCTGGCCCCTGATGCGGATCCTGCTGTGGGGCAGGTTCCGCTCGCCCCAGCACGTGCGGGGGACGTACTTCACCGGAGGTGCGCGGCTCGTCGGCAAGGAGGCGGTCCAGGCCCTCACCACCGACGTGCGGCGCGGCTCCTCCCTGGTGCAGCAGACCGTGCGGGACATGTGGGTCAACTGGAACCGCGACTGGACGCGCCGGGAGATTCCCTCCCGAAAATAA
- a CDS encoding cation:proton antiporter, which yields MKASTAHPSEAAATVAPRRMLLGYGAFVAIPVGVTALVLASVGYSGPAGHAPADSGAVPLYRILGVLALVTACAAWAGAMARRIGQPRVVGEIAVALLLGPSVFGALLPDVQRSVLPPEVFPFLNTLGQLGVTLFMFTVGRELSLTALRRDGLSASALIGHSGIAIPFLTGVLVALALPDTYRPDGVGAVPFVLFMGLTLSITAVPVLARLLADEGRLNTRLGTLAMASASVADVTAWCLLALVLAVASGGSPTAAAVTVGWVVLFGLVVWCVVRPLLVRLLGTRRPEGPMAAARTASIVLVTVLLCALATEQIGVHALFGAVAAGLVMPRTQAVEQIAWRVEGLTSWMLLPSFFMAVGLSTRLGAVHGAIGWLICLALLAAAATSKFVATMVPARLLRFSWREAAQLGAMMNCRGLTELIILNTGLAAGLLSPALFAMLVVMALATTAMTGPLLRLMDD from the coding sequence GTGAAGGCCAGTACCGCCCACCCCTCCGAAGCCGCAGCCACCGTCGCCCCGCGCCGAATGCTCCTGGGGTACGGCGCGTTCGTCGCGATACCCGTCGGCGTGACGGCGCTCGTCCTCGCCTCGGTCGGCTACTCGGGCCCCGCGGGCCACGCGCCCGCGGACTCCGGCGCCGTACCCCTGTACCGGATCCTCGGCGTCCTCGCCCTGGTCACCGCCTGCGCCGCCTGGGCCGGAGCGATGGCCCGGCGGATCGGACAGCCGCGCGTGGTCGGGGAGATCGCCGTCGCGCTGCTGCTGGGGCCCTCGGTGTTCGGCGCGCTCCTGCCGGACGTGCAGCGCTCGGTGCTGCCGCCCGAGGTGTTCCCGTTCCTCAACACCCTCGGTCAACTCGGCGTCACCCTCTTCATGTTCACCGTGGGACGCGAACTGTCGCTGACCGCGCTGCGCCGGGACGGTCTGTCCGCATCGGCACTTATCGGCCATTCCGGCATCGCCATCCCGTTTCTGACCGGTGTGCTCGTCGCCCTGGCCCTGCCGGACACCTACCGGCCCGACGGGGTGGGCGCCGTGCCGTTCGTGCTCTTCATGGGACTGACCCTGAGCATCACGGCCGTACCCGTGCTGGCCCGGCTGCTCGCCGACGAGGGCAGGCTCAACACCCGGCTCGGCACCCTCGCGATGGCCTCGGCGAGCGTCGCCGACGTCACGGCCTGGTGCCTGCTGGCCCTCGTCCTGGCGGTCGCGAGCGGCGGTTCGCCGACGGCCGCGGCCGTGACGGTCGGCTGGGTCGTCCTCTTCGGCCTCGTCGTGTGGTGCGTCGTACGCCCGCTGCTCGTGCGCCTTCTCGGCACGCGGCGCCCCGAGGGCCCGATGGCCGCGGCCCGCACGGCCTCCATCGTCCTCGTGACCGTCCTGCTGTGCGCGCTCGCCACCGAACAGATCGGTGTGCACGCGCTGTTCGGGGCCGTGGCCGCCGGCCTCGTCATGCCGCGCACTCAGGCGGTGGAGCAGATCGCCTGGCGTGTGGAGGGGCTCACCAGCTGGATGCTGCTGCCGTCGTTCTTCATGGCCGTCGGCCTGAGCACCCGGCTCGGCGCGGTGCACGGCGCGATCGGCTGGTTGATCTGCCTTGCTCTGCTGGCCGCCGCGGCTACCTCCAAGTTCGTCGCCACGATGGTGCCCGCCCGTCTGCTGCGCTTCTCCTGGCGGGAGGCGGCGCAGCTCGGCGCGATGATGAACTGCCGCGGCCTGACCGAACTCATCATCCTCAACACCGGACTCGCGGCCGGTCTGCTCTCGCCCGCCCTGTTCGCCATGCTCGTCGTCATGGCGCTCGCCACCACCGCCATGACGGGGCCGCTGCTTCGGCTCATGGACGACTGA
- a CDS encoding SRPBCC family protein — MTVLNVHERCLPAPLEDVGALIDRLGGAEDRLWPPDWPPVRFDGPLAVGVAGGHGPVRYVVSHYVPGHWVRFRFTGPRGFDGFHEFSVEPLGDGRTVLRNTLVVRPRGVRWLGWVLFFRPLHDAAFRHGLDCAERSLTGQVVCPVRWGWYVSLLRAASARLMPRSAGRRGSGEPRPGP; from the coding sequence ATCACGGTTCTGAATGTGCACGAACGCTGCCTCCCCGCACCCCTGGAGGACGTCGGCGCCCTGATCGACCGCCTGGGCGGCGCGGAGGACCGGCTGTGGCCGCCCGACTGGCCACCGGTGCGCTTCGACGGGCCGCTGGCCGTCGGGGTGGCCGGCGGCCACGGTCCGGTGCGCTATGTGGTGAGCCACTATGTGCCGGGCCACTGGGTGCGCTTCCGGTTCACCGGACCGCGCGGCTTCGACGGCTTCCACGAGTTCAGCGTCGAACCCCTCGGCGACGGGCGCACGGTGCTGCGCAACACCCTCGTCGTGCGCCCGCGCGGAGTGCGCTGGCTGGGCTGGGTGCTGTTCTTCCGGCCGTTGCACGACGCGGCCTTCCGGCACGGCCTGGACTGCGCCGAGCGCTCGCTGACCGGCCAGGTGGTGTGCCCGGTGCGGTGGGGGTGGTACGTCAGCCTGCTGCGTGCCGCGAGCGCCCGCCTGATGCCCCGGTCGGCCGGCCGACGCGGATCAGGGGAGCCGCGGCCGGGACCGTAA
- a CDS encoding alpha/beta fold hydrolase has translation MSFPQPRIPGINTDDVTTDVTEAPHRAAGLGRAAVAGVVATVDVEAGEDDWDLPPTEEHPRPVVLVHGTFGNRGYTWTDATPLLRRAGHRVFRLDYGRHLHPVLFGLGDIRASARQLAEFVDEVLRRTGAAQVDLVGFSQGGMMPRYYLNALGGAPKVHNFVGIAPSNHGVTAQGLMNLARQIPGARELVEQGAVGTVVPAWPQLQHDHPFQRELADLGETAEGVRHTVIATSHDDVVTPYTSCALAAAEGRHVRNVVLQDLDPEDSTAHVAMPDNPTVLKAVLEALAE, from the coding sequence GTGAGTTTCCCGCAGCCCAGGATCCCCGGCATCAATACCGACGATGTCACCACCGACGTCACCGAGGCACCGCACCGGGCGGCCGGACTCGGCCGCGCCGCCGTAGCGGGAGTCGTCGCCACCGTCGACGTGGAGGCGGGGGAGGACGACTGGGACCTGCCGCCGACCGAGGAGCATCCGCGCCCGGTGGTGCTCGTGCACGGCACGTTCGGCAACCGCGGCTACACCTGGACCGACGCCACCCCGCTGCTGCGGCGTGCGGGCCACCGCGTCTTCCGCCTCGACTACGGCCGCCATCTGCACCCGGTGCTCTTCGGGCTCGGCGACATCAGGGCGTCGGCACGGCAACTCGCCGAGTTCGTCGACGAGGTGCTGCGCCGCACCGGCGCCGCGCAGGTGGACCTCGTCGGCTTCTCGCAGGGCGGCATGATGCCCCGCTACTACCTCAACGCCCTCGGCGGCGCCCCCAAGGTGCACAACTTCGTCGGCATCGCCCCGAGCAACCACGGCGTCACCGCCCAGGGACTGATGAACCTCGCGCGTCAGATCCCGGGCGCCAGGGAACTCGTCGAGCAGGGCGCCGTGGGCACCGTCGTCCCGGCCTGGCCGCAGCTCCAGCACGACCACCCCTTCCAGCGGGAACTCGCCGACCTGGGCGAGACCGCGGAGGGCGTCCGGCACACGGTGATCGCGACGAGCCACGACGACGTCGTCACGCCGTACACCTCGTGCGCGCTCGCCGCGGCCGAGGGCCGCCACGTGAGGAACGTGGTCCTCCAGGACCTCGACCCCGAGGACAGCACCGCCCACGTCGCCATGCCCGACAACCCGACCGTGCTGAAGGCGGTCCTCGAAGCCCTGGCCGAGTGA
- a CDS encoding alpha/beta fold hydrolase, with the protein MSATVSFKVPTSHGPQSMTLSYARVGTGAPLLLLHGIGHHRQVWDPVIPVLEGERDVIAVDLPGCGESPALPDGLGHDLASMSVVLGALCEALELERPHVAGNSLGGLLALDLGRANLARSVTALSPAGFWSQLERQYAFTVLTGMRRTAERMPLPLVEWLSRSAAGRATLTSTIYARPGRRSPESVVAETVGLARAEGFFETLHSGREVQFTDDVSGIPVTVAWGSKDRLLIPRQGVRAKRIIPRARLVRLPGCGHVPMSDDPALVARVLLDGSR; encoded by the coding sequence ATGTCCGCCACCGTCTCCTTCAAAGTCCCGACTTCGCACGGCCCGCAGAGCATGACGCTCTCCTACGCGCGCGTGGGCACCGGCGCACCACTGCTCCTGCTGCACGGCATCGGCCACCACCGTCAGGTGTGGGACCCGGTGATACCCGTCCTCGAGGGCGAGCGTGACGTGATAGCCGTGGACCTGCCGGGGTGCGGTGAGTCCCCCGCGCTGCCTGACGGTCTGGGGCACGACCTGGCGTCGATGAGTGTCGTGCTCGGGGCGCTGTGCGAGGCCCTGGAGCTGGAGCGGCCGCATGTCGCGGGCAACTCGCTGGGCGGTCTGCTGGCCCTGGACCTGGGCCGCGCGAACCTGGCGCGCTCGGTGACGGCCCTGTCCCCGGCCGGGTTCTGGTCACAGCTGGAGCGGCAGTACGCCTTCACCGTCCTGACCGGGATGCGGCGGACCGCCGAGCGCATGCCGCTGCCGCTCGTCGAGTGGCTGTCCCGCTCCGCGGCCGGCCGTGCCACCCTGACGAGCACCATCTACGCCCGCCCCGGCCGCCGTTCGCCCGAGTCCGTGGTCGCCGAGACGGTCGGACTGGCCCGCGCGGAGGGCTTCTTCGAGACTCTCCACTCCGGCCGGGAGGTGCAGTTCACCGATGACGTGTCGGGGATCCCGGTCACCGTGGCGTGGGGCAGCAAGGACCGGCTGCTGATACCCCGGCAGGGCGTCCGTGCGAAGCGGATCATCCCCCGGGCCCGGCTGGTGCGCCTGCCCGGCTGCGGCCATGTGCCGATGAGCGACGATCCGGCCCTGGTCGCCCGGGTGTTGCTCGACGGCAGCCGCTGA
- a CDS encoding RNA polymerase sigma-70 factor, with amino-acid sequence MTTGTETDVFEEHRPVLLGVAYRMLGRVADAEDVVQEAWLRWSSADRSEVREPRAYLVRVTTRLAIDRLRQVKARGETYTGPWLPEPYVTDFGDTVPDTAERAVLADSVSLAVLVVLESLSPLERAVFVLREAFGYPYGEIAVMLDRGESAVRQLAGRARKHVDERRPRYEVDPAQRRDLTERFLAAAAEGDLEGLMSLLAPDVRLVGDSGGKAKAPLRVLETADHVGRFIVGAASKGVDELSWRFLEINGGIAVLALSGGKPDSVFQLDVVDGRVQAVYIMRNPDKLRSLAAR; translated from the coding sequence GTGACCACCGGAACCGAGACCGACGTCTTCGAAGAGCACCGCCCCGTCCTGCTGGGCGTCGCTTACCGCATGCTCGGCCGCGTCGCCGACGCGGAGGACGTCGTGCAGGAGGCATGGCTGCGCTGGTCGTCCGCCGACCGGTCCGAGGTGCGCGAGCCGCGCGCCTATCTGGTGCGCGTCACCACCCGCCTCGCCATCGACCGGCTGCGCCAGGTCAAGGCGCGCGGCGAGACCTACACCGGCCCCTGGCTGCCGGAGCCGTACGTCACCGACTTCGGGGACACCGTCCCGGACACCGCCGAGCGAGCCGTCCTCGCCGACTCCGTCTCGCTCGCCGTCCTCGTCGTGCTGGAGTCGCTGTCACCGCTGGAGCGTGCGGTGTTCGTGCTCAGGGAGGCCTTCGGCTACCCGTACGGCGAGATCGCCGTCATGCTCGACCGCGGCGAGTCGGCGGTACGTCAACTCGCCGGACGCGCCCGCAAACACGTCGACGAACGACGCCCCCGGTACGAGGTCGACCCCGCCCAGCGGCGCGACCTGACCGAGCGTTTCCTCGCCGCCGCCGCGGAGGGCGACCTGGAGGGGCTCATGTCGCTGCTGGCCCCCGACGTGCGGCTGGTCGGCGACAGCGGCGGCAAGGCGAAGGCGCCGCTGCGGGTCCTGGAGACGGCGGACCACGTGGGCCGCTTCATCGTGGGCGCCGCAAGCAAGGGCGTCGACGAACTGTCCTGGCGCTTCCTGGAGATCAACGGCGGCATCGCGGTGCTGGCCCTGTCCGGCGGCAAGCCCGACTCCGTCTTCCAGCTGGACGTCGTGGACGGGCGTGTCCAGGCCGTCTACATCATGCGCAACCCCGACAAGCTGCGGTCGCTGGCCGCCCGCTAG
- a CDS encoding GntR family transcriptional regulator — MGTTQLESVPEPKYWHLRTVLSEALDSEFSVGEILPNERDLAARFGVARATLRQALEQLELEGRLQRRRGVGTTVAPPRVGVAVGTEQHAWPGAAGDVWQTADCDLAVPAASVADALESGRDEPVHTVHRSRVTHGQPVAAELLYIPQSSVPDLSGIDAPSGAARARAVLRELHRLELEGQDSAVELGSARADDAKALDRLPGAPVLVVTTRYIAAGRTAALSVATYRADTCRLTFGDSGGVEIHEDPQRRAS; from the coding sequence GTGGGGACCACGCAACTGGAATCGGTGCCGGAACCGAAGTACTGGCATCTGAGGACCGTGCTCAGCGAGGCACTGGACTCGGAGTTCTCCGTGGGCGAGATCCTGCCCAACGAACGCGACCTGGCGGCCCGCTTCGGCGTCGCCCGGGCCACGCTCCGCCAGGCTCTCGAACAGCTCGAACTGGAAGGCAGGCTCCAGCGCCGCCGCGGTGTCGGTACGACCGTCGCGCCGCCGCGCGTGGGCGTGGCCGTCGGCACCGAGCAGCACGCCTGGCCGGGCGCGGCAGGCGACGTCTGGCAGACCGCGGACTGCGACCTGGCCGTGCCGGCCGCCTCGGTGGCCGACGCCCTGGAGAGCGGCCGGGACGAGCCCGTGCACACCGTGCACCGCTCGCGCGTGACGCACGGTCAGCCCGTCGCCGCAGAACTGCTGTACATCCCCCAGTCGTCGGTGCCCGACCTCTCCGGCATCGACGCCCCGTCCGGTGCGGCACGCGCGCGTGCCGTGCTGCGCGAACTGCACCGGCTGGAGCTGGAGGGCCAGGACAGCGCCGTCGAGCTTGGCTCGGCCCGCGCGGACGACGCCAAGGCGCTGGACCGCCTCCCCGGGGCGCCCGTCCTCGTCGTGACGACCCGCTACATCGCCGCGGGCCGCACCGCCGCGCTCTCCGTCGCCACGTACCGCGCGGACACCTGCCGCCTGACCTTCGGCGACTCCGGCGGCGTGGAGATACACGAGGACCCGCAGCGCCGCGCGTCCTGA
- a CDS encoding ROK family protein has protein sequence MGQLTGGDPSLLRRINSAVVLHALRATDAATLTEITRVTGLSRPTVEGVVEGLIEAGYVVEKAADESVVRRQGRPARRFRFRAEAGHLLGVEIGAHRVAALLADLDGRVLGSIAKDVDETAPADERLERVRTGVAELLRRAGVSRGSLRAVGVATPGIVDADGTVRLGAALPEWTGLRLGERLSRSFKCPVLVENDANAAAVAEHWKGSATESDDVVMVLAGLSPGAGSLIGGQLHRGYGGAAGEIGALHLLGREATPETLLSTTDEPLRPLDEHAVAEVFAQAREGDQQALAAVDRFIQRLVHDVAALVLALDPELVVVGGWAAGLDGVLEPLRRELARYCLRPPNVALSLLGEAAVATGALRLALDHVEEQLFAVEGTVTGRR, from the coding sequence TTGGGGCAGCTGACCGGCGGGGATCCCTCGCTGCTGCGAAGGATCAACTCCGCGGTGGTGCTGCACGCCCTGCGTGCCACGGACGCCGCCACGCTGACGGAGATCACCCGGGTGACCGGACTGTCCCGGCCGACCGTCGAGGGCGTGGTCGAGGGACTCATCGAGGCGGGGTACGTCGTCGAGAAGGCGGCGGACGAGAGTGTCGTACGGCGTCAGGGGCGGCCCGCGCGGCGGTTCCGGTTCCGGGCGGAGGCGGGGCATCTGCTGGGCGTGGAGATAGGCGCGCACCGGGTCGCCGCGCTCCTCGCCGACCTCGACGGCCGGGTGCTGGGCTCCATCGCCAAGGACGTGGACGAGACGGCGCCGGCGGACGAGCGGCTGGAGCGGGTGCGTACGGGCGTCGCCGAGCTGCTGCGGCGGGCCGGTGTCTCCCGTGGTTCGCTGCGGGCCGTGGGGGTCGCGACGCCGGGCATCGTGGACGCGGACGGCACCGTGCGGCTGGGCGCCGCGCTGCCGGAGTGGACCGGGCTGCGGCTCGGTGAGCGGCTGAGCCGGTCCTTCAAGTGCCCGGTCCTGGTGGAGAACGACGCGAACGCGGCGGCGGTCGCCGAGCACTGGAAGGGTTCGGCGACCGAGTCCGACGACGTGGTGATGGTGCTGGCCGGGCTCAGCCCGGGCGCCGGGTCGCTGATCGGCGGACAGTTGCACCGGGGGTACGGCGGGGCGGCCGGTGAGATCGGCGCCCTGCATCTGCTGGGCCGTGAGGCGACGCCGGAGACCCTGCTGTCGACCACGGACGAACCCCTGCGGCCGCTGGACGAGCACGCCGTCGCCGAGGTGTTCGCCCAGGCACGCGAGGGCGACCAGCAGGCCCTCGCAGCCGTCGACCGCTTCATCCAGCGCCTGGTCCACGACGTGGCCGCGCTCGTGCTCGCCCTCGACCCCGAGCTGGTCGTCGTCGGCGGCTGGGCGGCCGGGCTCGACGGCGTGCTGGAGCCCCTGCGACGCGAGCTGGCCCGCTACTGCCTGCGCCCCCCGAACGTGGCCCTCTCCCTCCTCGGCGAGGCAGCGGTCGCGACCGGCGCCCTGCGGCTCGCCCTCGACCATGTGGAGGAGCAGCTGTTCGCGGTGGAGGGCACGGTGACGGGCCGCCGCTGA
- a CDS encoding response regulator transcription factor, which yields MPVTVLLVDDEPLVRAGLRAVLEAQPDIEVVGEAADGAAVIPLVRQLRPDVVAMDVRMPLLDGIEATRAVLRTVDEPPKILVVTTFENDEYVNEALRAGADGFLLKRARPAEIVHAVRLVAEGESLLFPASVRQLAAQYGDDGGNRAARAQLERARLTEREAEVLRLMARGLSNAEIAARLVVGTETVKSHVSAVLAKLGARDRTQAVITAFESGFVAPG from the coding sequence ATGCCGGTCACCGTTCTCCTCGTCGACGACGAACCCCTCGTACGCGCGGGTCTGCGGGCCGTGTTGGAGGCGCAGCCCGACATCGAGGTCGTCGGGGAGGCGGCCGACGGGGCCGCGGTGATTCCGCTGGTGCGGCAACTGCGGCCCGACGTCGTCGCCATGGACGTGCGCATGCCGCTGCTGGACGGGATCGAGGCCACGCGCGCGGTGCTGCGGACGGTGGACGAGCCGCCGAAGATCCTCGTCGTCACGACCTTCGAGAACGACGAGTACGTAAACGAAGCGCTGCGCGCCGGTGCCGACGGCTTCCTGCTGAAGCGGGCCCGGCCGGCCGAGATCGTGCACGCGGTGCGGCTGGTCGCCGAGGGCGAGTCGCTGCTGTTCCCGGCCTCGGTGCGGCAACTGGCCGCGCAGTACGGCGACGACGGCGGGAACCGGGCGGCACGCGCCCAGCTGGAGCGGGCGCGGCTGACCGAGCGGGAGGCCGAGGTGCTGCGGCTGATGGCGCGGGGGCTGTCGAACGCGGAGATCGCCGCCCGGCTGGTGGTGGGGACGGAGACGGTGAAGTCGCATGTGAGTGCCGTCCTGGCGAAACTGGGGGCACGCGATCGCACGCAGGCGGTGATCACGGCGTTCGAGTCGGGGTTCGTGGCACCGGGGTGA
- a CDS encoding sensor histidine kinase, which produces MVRLLRPFGRAVTYTRLLHLIIAIVWPAMLLFVREEWWTWVVAAALLAPAGLVPAMRTVEGLQARLLLTGQRHDRGGNDIVVAPSASWGDRGRVVVWLEARLVLGCVATTLAAQLLFFIVDLIAAPFGGDDTDADLFVLAGHAWWHVLLVPVPLAALAGTVVASGHLVTALALRLLGPSPAERLAALEERTEQLLERTRIARELHDSIGHALTVAVVQAGAARAAGDPAFTDRALAAIEDTGRAALEDLERVLGVLRESERPVSSRPTLTDADRLLESARASGTKVDVEMTGPLDTVPGPVSREGYRILQESLTNVLRHGGSVPARVRIGVADGTLTLDIRNPLTAEIPGPGRGSGLRGIRERAAMLGGHALTGPAEGDWQVHVELPVS; this is translated from the coding sequence ATGGTCCGCTTGCTGCGCCCGTTCGGCCGGGCGGTGACGTACACACGACTGCTGCACCTGATCATCGCCATCGTGTGGCCCGCCATGCTGCTGTTCGTCCGGGAGGAGTGGTGGACCTGGGTGGTGGCCGCCGCACTGCTGGCGCCGGCGGGCCTGGTGCCCGCGATGCGGACCGTGGAGGGGCTCCAGGCCAGGCTGTTGCTGACCGGTCAGCGGCACGACCGGGGCGGCAACGACATCGTCGTCGCACCGTCCGCCTCCTGGGGCGACCGGGGACGAGTCGTCGTGTGGCTGGAGGCGCGACTGGTGCTCGGCTGCGTGGCCACGACCCTCGCCGCCCAACTGCTGTTCTTCATCGTGGACTTGATCGCGGCGCCGTTCGGCGGGGACGACACCGATGCCGACCTGTTCGTCCTCGCCGGTCACGCCTGGTGGCACGTCCTGCTCGTGCCCGTGCCGCTGGCCGCCCTCGCGGGGACGGTCGTGGCCTCGGGACATCTCGTCACCGCGCTCGCGCTGCGCCTGCTGGGCCCGTCCCCGGCCGAGCGCCTCGCCGCCCTGGAGGAACGCACCGAACAGCTCCTGGAACGCACGCGCATCGCCCGCGAACTGCACGACTCCATCGGCCATGCCCTGACCGTGGCGGTCGTGCAGGCGGGTGCGGCCCGCGCGGCCGGTGATCCGGCCTTCACCGACCGGGCCCTGGCCGCCATCGAGGACACCGGCCGGGCCGCCCTGGAGGACCTGGAGCGGGTCCTCGGCGTGCTGCGGGAGTCCGAGCGGCCCGTCAGCAGCCGTCCTACGCTCACGGACGCCGACCGTCTGCTGGAGTCCGCGCGGGCCTCCGGCACCAAGGTCGACGTCGAGATGACGGGGCCGTTGGACACCGTGCCGGGGCCGGTCTCCCGGGAGGGCTATCGCATCCTCCAGGAGTCGCTGACGAATGTGCTGCGCCACGGGGGTTCCGTGCCGGCGCGGGTGCGCATCGGGGTCGCGGACGGCACGCTCACCCTCGACATCCGCAATCCCCTGACCGCCGAGATACCCGGGCCCGGCAGGGGCAGCGGCCTGCGTGGCATACGCGAGCGGGCGGCCATGCTGGGCGGACACGCGCTGACCGGTCCCGCCGAGGGTGACTGGCAGGTGCATGTGGAGCTGCCGGTGAGTTGA